In Cicer arietinum cultivar CDC Frontier isolate Library 1 chromosome 7, Cicar.CDCFrontier_v2.0, whole genome shotgun sequence, a single window of DNA contains:
- the LOC105852555 gene encoding WRKY DNA-binding transcription factor 70-like has protein sequence MDEAIMEEVVRGREFADELRQILVDVAVVKMNHAHHLLNNILNSFTNTLFLLNKHQNQIKDFSFTTKSEDSQDSSATGRGSYKRRKSTETWEKVSESETDDGHQWRKYGQKTIQTSKYARNYYRCSHKFEERCDATKQVQRIQEKPPLYKSTYYTHHTCKYLPNPADIIFDPPHHTNSSILLSFNNTFPTPTKQDCSFLSSSSFSCNKEELVIPSPNNSFDIDHQHLPPPVHQHIILDDNTPPPPPPPPLLSTLQFHDHDDDIMYGLFYHDSLHHHDDHFFHPFPEFS, from the exons aTGGATGAGGCAATAATGGAGGAGGTCGTGAGAGGGCGTGAGTTTGCTGATGAACTTAGACAAATACTAGTTGATGTTGCAGTGGTGAAGATGAATCATGCCCATCATCTACTCAACAACATTCTCAACTCATTTACCAACACACTCTTCCTTTTGAACAAACATCAGAATCAAATTAAGGACTTTTCCTTCACGACTAAATCTGAGGACTCTCAAGATAGTTCCGCCACTGGTAGAGGATCTTACAAAAGAAG AAAAAGTACAGAAACATGGGAGAAGGTGTCAGAAAGTGAAACAGATGATGGACATCAATGGAGAAAGTATGGACAAAAAACGATCCAGACTTCCAAATATGCAAG GAACTACTACAGATGCAGTCACAAATTTGAAGAAAGATGCGACGCAACCAAACAGGTGCAGAGAATTCAAGAGAAGCCTCCATTGTATAAGAGCACCTATTACACCCACCACACTTGCAAATACTTACCAAACCCTGCAGATATCATATTTGATCCTCCTCATCACACCAATTCCTCCATATTACTTTCTTTTAACAACACTTTTCCAACTCCAACCAAACAAGATTGCTCCTTTTTATCATCTTCATCTTTTTCTTGTAATAAGGAGGAATTAGTAATTCCCTCACCTAATAATTCCTTCGATATTGATCATCAGCACCTCCCCCCTCCTGTTCATCAGCACATCATCTTAGATGATAAtactcctcctcctcctcctcctcctcctctaTTATCAACTCTTCAATTTCATGATCATGATGATGATATCATGTATGGCCTCTTCTATCATGATTCTCTTCATCATCACGATGATCATTTTTTCCACCCTTTTCCTGAGTTTTCATAA
- the LOC101497342 gene encoding serine/threonine-protein kinase STN8, chloroplastic-like, translating to MASLLHPTTTPNTTTLKQPRNNCFCPLKPTIPYNVSFLTNTNRFKTNSTKCYAFFDNVDHFPALLRSGLLQFEDLPDMQRCEVLVFGALIWLYLTARPGVLIGAIDAYLLAPLQLAFDNLSGRRNLKTTDFLVGDKLGEGSFGVVYSGLLDPKSKDNKVILKKVKVGIQGAEEFGEFEEWFNYRLSRAAPETCADFLGSFVADKTNSQFIKGGKWLVWKFEGDRTLADYMKQRNFPSNLESVMFGRVLQGVDSSRRNALIIKQIMRQIITSLKKIHDTGIVHRDIKPANLVVTKRGQIKLIDFGAATDLRIGKNYIPNRTLLDPDYCPPELYVLPEETPSPPPEPIAAFFSPILWQLNSPDLFDMYSAGIVLLQMAIPTLRSPAALKNFNLEIKTCGYDLKKWRENTRLRPDFQILDSESGRGWDLATKLISKRGPLRRGRLSAASALRHPYFLLGGDQAAAVLSKLSLSRK from the exons ATGGCTTCTCTGCTCCATCCAACTACAACTCCTAACACCACCACACTTAAGCAGCCGCGTAATAATTGCTTCTGTCCCTTAAAACCCACCATTCCATACAATGTTTCTTTCTTAACTAACACAAACCGTTTCAAGACCAATTCTACTAAGTGCTATGCATTTTTTGATAATGTGGACCACTTCCCTGCTCTCCTCCGATCAGGACTGCTTCAGTTTGAAGATCTACCAGACATGCAGAGGTGTGAAGTTCTCGTGTTTGGTGCTCTCATATGGCTTTACTTAACTGCAAGACCTGGTGTTCTCATTGGTGCCATTGATGCTTACCTTCTTGCTCCTCTTCAACTCGCTTTCGACAATCTTTCTGGAAGGAGAAACTTGAAGACCACTGATTTTCTTGTTGGAGATAAGCTCGGTGAAGGCTCCTTCGGTGTTGTTTATTCCGGTCTTTTGGATCCCAAATCTAAGGATAATAAAGTCATTCTTAAAAAG GTTAAGGTTGGAATCCAAGGGGCCGAAGAGTTTGGTGAGTTTGAGGAATGGTTCAATTACAGGCTATCTAGAGCAGCACCTGAAACATGTGCTGATTTCCTTGGAAGTTTCGTAGCTGATAAAACTAACTCACAGTTCATAAAAGGTGGAAAATGGCTTGTTTGGAAGTTTGAG GGAGACCGTACTCTTGCCGATTACATGAAACAACGCAACTTTCCTTCAAACTTAGAATCTGTAATGTTTGGACGCGTCTTGCAAGGTGTAGACTCTTCTAGGCGAAATGCATTGATCATCAAGCAGATCATGCGCCAGATAATTACTTCTCTAAAGAAAATTCATGATACAGGCATCGTTCACAGAGATATAAAGCCAGCCAACTTAGTGGTTACTAAACGGGGGCAGATTAAACTCATTGATTTTGGTGCAGCAACAGACCTGAGGATCGGAAAGAATTATATTCCCAACCGCACCCTTTTGGATCCCGACTATTGCCCTCCAGAACTATATGTACTCCCGGAAGAAACACCAAGTCCTCCACCGGAGCCTATTGCTGCTTTCTTTTCACCAATCCTATGGCAG TTAAACAGCCCTGATCTGTTTGATATGTACTCTGCTGGGATTGTACTCCTGCAAATGGCAATACCAACCTTAAGGTCTCCTGCTGCTTTGAAGAATTTCAATTTGGAAATAAAAACATGTGGATATGATTTGAAAAAATGGAGGGAGAATACTCGCCTCAGGCCCGACTTCCAAATTCTTGATAGTGAATCTGGTAGAGGGTGGGACTTAGCAACAAAGCTTATCTCTAAGAGAGGTCCCTTAAGAAGAGGACGTTTATCTGCTGCTTCAGCTTTGAGACATCCTTATTTTCTTCTGGGAGGTGATCAGGCAGCGGCAGTTCTTTCAAAATTAAGCTTAAGTAGAAAGTGA
- the LOC101498124 gene encoding mannan endo-1,4-beta-mannosidase 6-like: protein MEALKGFKLCVISLLLFLSSTLTQSLSSTELAFDDSEYEDWESNHIPTSEMEEAEWKMVQRKGNQFVVNEQPFYVNGFNTYWLMVFGADESTRGKVTQVFKHASSVGMTVCRTWAFNDGQWRALQKSPSVYDEDVFKALDFVISEAKKYRIRLILSLVNNWESYGGKAQYVKWGNAAAGLNLTSDDEFFSHPTLRGYYKDHVKTVLNRVNTFTNVTYKEDPTIFAWELMNEPRCTSDSSGDKLQEWIKEMAFYVKSVDPKHLVEIGLEGFYGPSTPQRFQFNPNSYAQQVGTDFIRNHQVLGVDFASVHIYPDSWISQSIADTHIPFVKSWMEAHMEDAEKYLGMPVVFGEFGVSAKDPGYNSTYRDTLINTVYKTILNSTKKGGSGAGSLLWQLFPDGTDYMDDGYAIVLSKAPSASSMISLQSTRLALFNSLCSERCHWGCKKKKVLRKVLYHDEL from the exons ATGGAAGCGCTGAAGGGATTCAAATTATGTGTTATTTCGTTGCTTCTTTTTCTCAGTAGTACTCTTACTCAAAGCTTAAGCTCAACTGAATTAGCATTTGATGACAGTGAATATGAAGATTGGGAAAGCAATCATATACCAACAAGTGAAATGGAGGAAGCTGAATGGAAGATGGTGCAAAGGAAAGGAAATCAGTTTGTGGTGAATGAGCAACCTTTCTATGTAAACGGATTCAACACTTATTGGTTGATGGTATTTGGTGCGGATGAGTCCACAAGAGGAAAAGTCACTCAAGTTTTCAAACATGCATCCTCTGTTGGTATGACAGTTTGTAGGACTTGGGCCTTCAATGATGGCCAGTGGAGAGCTCTTCAAAAATCTCCATCGGTTTATGATGAAGACGTATTCAAG GCTCTGGATTTTGTGATAAGTGAAGCAAAGAAATACAGAATCAGGCTCATATTATCATTGGTTAACAACTGGGAATCATATGGTGGCAAAGCACAGTATGTGAAGTGGGGCAATGCTGCTGCTGGCCTTAACTTGACCTCCGATGATGAATTCTTTTCACATCCAACTCTCAGAGGCTATTACAAGGACCATGTCAAG ACGGTGCTCAATAGAGTTAACACATTCACAAATGTCACTTATAAGGAAGATCCAACAATTTTTGCTTGGGAGCTAATGAATGAACCTCGATGCACCTCTGACTCCTCAGGTGATAAGTTACAG GAATGGATAAAAGAGATGGCATTCTATGTGAAGAGCGTTGATCCAAAACACCTAGTGGAGATTGGCCTGGAAGGATTCTATGGCCCCTCAACACCTCAGAGATTTCAGTTCAACCCAAATTCATATGCTCAGCAGGTTGGAACAGATTTTATCAGAAACCACCAGGTTCTAGGTGTCGACTTCGCTTCTGTTCATATATATCCAGACTCTTG GATTTCACAATCAATTGCGGATACCCATATCCCATTTGTTAAGTCTTGGATGGAAGCCCACATGGAGGATGCTGAAAAGTATCTTGGAATGCCAGTTGTTTTTGGTGAGTTTGGTGTATCTGCAAAAGACCCTGGCTATAATTCAACATATAGAGATACACTAATAAATACTGTGTACAAGACCATCCTAAACTCTACAAAGAAAGGAGGTAGTGGGGCTGGAAGCCTTTTGTGGCAACTC TTTCCCGATGGAACGGATTACATGGATGACGGGTATGCCATTGTTCTCTCAAAAGCTCCTTCTGCGTCAAGCATGATATCTCTTCAATCCACAAGGCTTGCCCTATTCAACTCCCTCTGCTCTGAGAGATGCCACTGGGGTTGTAAGAAGAAAAAAGTGTTGAGAAAAGTACTCTATCACGATGAGCTTTAA
- the LOC101496813 gene encoding thioredoxin H9-like, with amino-acid sequence MGNCVVKSQSQSKDDDSVYKVEFASGNVQLITTKESWDQKLEQARGDGKIVIANFSATWCGPCKTIAPYYCELSEKYPSIMFLLIDVDELTDFSTSWDIKATPTFFFLRDGQEIDKLVGANKPELEKKIASVSQYQ; translated from the exons TCTCAATCTCAATCAAAAGATGATGATTCTGTTTATAAAGTGGAATTTGCTTCTGGTAATGTGCAACTTATTACTACCAAAGAATCTTGGGACCAAAAGTTAGAACAAGCAAGGGGAGATggaaaaatt GTTATTGCAAATTTCAGTGCAACATGGTGTGGTCCTTGTAAGACAATTGCACCGTATTATTGCGAGTTATCAGAGAAATATCCATCCATTATGTTCTTATTAATTGACGTGGATGAGCTAACT GACTTTAGCACATCCTGGGACATTAAAGCCACACCAACTTTCTTCTTTCTTAGAGATGGACAAGAGATTGACAAACTAGTAGGAGCCAACAAACCAGAGCTGGAGAAGAAGATTGCTTCAGTTTCCCAGTATCAATAA